From Stenotrophomonas maltophilia, a single genomic window includes:
- a CDS encoding DUF4440 domain-containing protein, giving the protein MSGAGQPADAALAAELEALERALHAPQVRGDRESLAALLDEDFSEIGSSGQCYGRDAALQEIPLEREQVLIESEQYAVWLLAKDLAQVRYRCRYHVDGQAQRWVLRSSLWRRHGQGWRMVFHQGTPEAR; this is encoded by the coding sequence GTGAGCGGTGCCGGCCAGCCCGCCGATGCGGCGCTGGCTGCCGAACTGGAGGCGCTGGAGCGCGCGCTGCATGCGCCGCAGGTGCGAGGCGATCGCGAGTCCCTTGCGGCCCTGCTGGACGAGGATTTCAGCGAGATCGGCAGTTCCGGGCAATGCTACGGCCGTGATGCGGCGTTGCAGGAGATCCCGCTGGAGCGTGAGCAGGTGTTGATCGAGTCGGAACAGTATGCGGTGTGGCTGTTGGCCAAGGATCTGGCCCAGGTGCGCTACCGCTGCCGTTATCACGTGGATGGCCAGGCGCAGCGCTGGGTACTGCGCAGTTCACTGTGGCGCCGGCACGGGCAGGGATGGCGGATGGTGTTCCACCAGGGGACGCCGGAGGCACGGTAG